One Helicoverpa zea isolate HzStark_Cry1AcR chromosome 11, ilHelZeax1.1, whole genome shotgun sequence genomic window carries:
- the LOC124634610 gene encoding uncharacterized protein LOC124634610 — protein MDYKMEIIALLLCAMCALVASITITPNGNSPEIKMVGGMSVDMHDGFIPMESKVEETTVRTSRGRKRKANNSTKLSINERYRRLIPYMTFYYANDLATPTTDNVKEVEVEKAEIVETGAINPTDYREPKKIIYTNRNIPRYQGNRLTQHNIASANPTKIYYKGGVPVYQSPSKVSQNYNPLLSDYNVQLHNDYDTGRVVHKQISKSPGFAFVSSTRKPYLNLYNEDSPNIRYYLSEKPKYKLVPYEQTPPIKVPENENAYDITKKPVPVSVLIPKEQVYLKPRPARPHYVYDNIDVQQATIRKQPAIVSESYYEKQRPPLSLPQPVIQSGFKPILHAPQYSKESTVYSSNIPESGNSEFEFQKQQEPHVQSAPNVNYDDFKPQYYQYVVDQTTIKPPQQVTSNAIPLATLLNSLQLNKSIPKPITKENVGASIRTLLQVLNVLKAVPQQNNIEAPILSTPKPFVPSKAVKVIAEPVKEIQPEAEREENLPDEEFPAEPYLDPVNPPSQHLDEVASGGGTSQHFPLQQASDDEGGTPGRPGIDYPILTTIPTTSFDCKTQRYKGFFADPETRCQVWHYCDLNGGQASFLCPNGTIFSQAGLTCDWWFNVRCASTTQLYVLNESLYKYILPHSPKFPEDYSGPLVDKYLSLKFKEMEEQFKKNKNKQSASEKTDSDEEESDDSSESSTETEDSSDEKNSEPSKAGEGAVSEASVVVGSPGESGKVERLQD, from the exons CTATGTGTGCACTTGTGGCATCAATCACAATCACACCCAACGGAAACAGTCCAGAAATAAAAATGGTAGGAGGAATGTCAGTGGACATGCATGATGGTTTCATACCAATGGAATCTAAAGTAGAAGAAACCACTGTTAGAACAAGTCGTGGAAGAAAACGAAAAGCCAATAACTCTACAAAATTATCTATCAATGAAAGATATAGAAGACTGATACCCTACATGACATTTTACTATGCTAATGATTTGGCAACACCAACGACTGACAATGTGAAGGAGGTAGAGGTGGAAAAGGCAGAAATAGTTGAGACTGGGGCAATAAATCCCACAGATTACCGTGAGCCCAAGAAAATTATCTACACTAACAGAAACATTCCCAGATATCAGGGTAACCGATTGACTCAGCATAACATCGCATCAGCCaatccaacaaaaatatattacaaaggTGGTGTACCAGTGTACCAAAGTCCGAGTAAGGTTTCTCAAAATTACAATCCATTACTGTCGGACTATAACGTGCAGCTACACAACGATTATGATACTGGGAGAGTGGTTCATAAACAGATATCAAAATCTCCTGGCTTTGCATTTGTATCTTCGACACGAAAACCTTATTTAAATCTGTATAATGAGGACTCGCCTAATATCAGATATTATTTATCAgaaaaaccaaaatataagttgGTGCCTTATGAGCAAACGCCTCCCATTAAAGTCCCCGAAAATGAAAATGCTTATGACATAACGAAAAAACCAGTACCAGTATCTGTGTTAATACCTAAAGAGCAAGTTTACTTAAAGCCAAGACCGGCTCGACCTCATTACGTTTATGATAATATTGACGTTCAACAAGCCACTATCAGGAAACAACCTGCGATCGTTTCCGAAAGTTACTACGAGAAACAACGTCCTCCGCTCTCGTTGCCCCAACCTGTAATACAAAGTGGATTTAAACCGATACTCCATGCACCTCAATACTCTAAGGAAAGTACAGTTTATTCGTCCAATATACCAGAGAGTGGTAATTCagaatttgaatttcaaaaacaacaggAACCACATGTACAGTCGGCACCAAATGTAAATTATGACGATTTTAAGCCTCAATACTATCAGTATGTTGTAGATCAGACCACTATAAAACCCCCACAGCAAGTCACTTCCAACGCAATACCACTAGCTACATTACTGAATTCCCTCCAACTAAACAAGTCTATTCCGAAGCCTATCACAAAAGAAAACGTGGGCGCGTCTATTAGAACTTTACTGCaagtattgaatgttttaaaagCTGTCCCACAGCAAAACAATATTGAAGCACCAATCTTAAGCACTCCAAAACCATTTGTGCCTTCTAAGGCTGTCAAAGTTATAGCTGAACCTGTAAAAGAAATTCAACCAGAAGCTGAACGTGAAGAGAATCTGCCTGATGAGGAGTTTCCAGCAGAACCTTATCTGGATCCTGTGAACCCACCATCCCAACATCTTGATG AAGTAGCATCTGGCGGTGGTACCAGCCAGCATTTCCCCTTGCAACAGGCGTCAGATGACGAGGGCGGTACTCCGGGGCGGCCGGGCATCGACTATCCCATTCTCACTACAATTCCGACGACAAGCTTCGACTGCAAGACTCAGCGGTACAAAGGCTTCTTCGCAGATCCTGAGACCCGTTGCCAG GTTTGGCACTACTGTGATTTGAACGGTGGGCAGGCATCATTCCTGTGCCCCAATGGGACGATATTCTCCCAAGCGGGGCTCACTTGCGACTGGTGGTTCAACGTGCGCTGTGCATCTACCACGCAGCTTTACGTGCTCAACGAGAGCCTTTACAAATACATCCTGCCGCACTCGCCGAAGTTCCCCGAAGATTACAGCGGGCCCCTGGTTGATAA atATTTAAGTCTGAAGTTTAAAGAAATGGAGGAACAAttcaaaaagaacaaaaacaagcAGAGCGCTTCCGAAAAGACTGACTCTGATGAAGAGGAATCGGATGACTCTAGTGAAAGTTCTACTGAAACGGAAGATTCCAGTGACGAGAAAAACAGTGAACCTAGCAAGGCAGGAGAAGGCGCAGTCAGTGAGGCCAGCGTCGTGGTGGGTTCACCGGGCGAAAGTGGCAAAGTTGAAAGGCTACAAGACTAA